In Mycobacterium stomatepiae, the following are encoded in one genomic region:
- a CDS encoding homoserine dehydrogenase, translated as MSDNGKPVGVAVLGFGNVGSEVVRIIAESADDLAARVGAPLALRGIGVRRVAPDRGVPVELLTDNIEELVSREDVDIVVELMGPVEPSRKAILTALEHGKSVVTANKALLATSTGELAQAAENAHVDLYFEAAVAGAIPVIRPLTQSLAGDTVVRVAGIVNGTTNYILSAMDSTGTDYDSALADASALGYAEADPTADVEGYDAAAKAAILASIAFHTRVTANDVYREGIAKITPADFASAHALGCTIKLLSICERIAGDDGQQRVSARVYPALVPLAHPLATVSGAFNAVVVEAEAAGRLMFYGQGAGGAPTASAVTGDLVMAARNRVLGSRGPKESKYAQLPIAPMGFISTRYYVSMNVADKPGVLSSVAAEFAKREVSIAEVRQEGVADEGGRRVGARIVVVTHSATDAALSETVEALADLDVVQSVASVLRLEGTSI; from the coding sequence GTGTCCGATAATGGAAAGCCGGTCGGCGTAGCGGTACTCGGGTTCGGCAACGTCGGCAGCGAAGTGGTCCGCATCATCGCGGAGAGCGCGGACGATCTCGCGGCCCGTGTCGGCGCGCCTCTTGCCTTGCGCGGCATCGGGGTTCGGCGCGTCGCGCCTGATCGCGGTGTCCCGGTCGAGCTGCTCACCGACAACATCGAAGAGCTGGTGTCGCGGGAAGACGTCGATATCGTCGTCGAGTTGATGGGACCGGTGGAGCCGTCGCGCAAGGCGATCCTGACCGCGCTCGAGCACGGTAAGTCCGTCGTCACCGCCAACAAGGCATTGTTGGCGACGTCGACCGGGGAACTGGCGCAGGCAGCCGAAAATGCGCATGTCGACTTGTATTTCGAGGCGGCGGTCGCGGGCGCGATCCCGGTGATCCGTCCGTTGACCCAGTCGCTGGCCGGTGACACGGTGGTGCGGGTGGCCGGCATCGTCAACGGCACCACCAACTACATCCTGTCCGCGATGGACAGCACCGGCACCGACTACGACAGCGCCCTGGCCGACGCGAGTGCGCTGGGCTATGCCGAGGCCGATCCCACCGCGGATGTCGAGGGCTACGACGCCGCCGCCAAGGCCGCGATCCTGGCGTCCATCGCCTTCCATACTCGGGTGACCGCCAACGACGTCTATCGCGAAGGCATCGCCAAGATCACCCCGGCCGATTTCGCGTCCGCGCACGCGCTGGGCTGCACCATCAAGTTGCTGTCTATCTGCGAACGCATCGCGGGCGACGATGGCCAGCAACGGGTCTCGGCACGGGTCTACCCGGCACTGGTGCCGCTGGCGCACCCGCTGGCCACCGTCAGCGGGGCGTTCAATGCGGTGGTGGTGGAGGCCGAGGCGGCGGGCCGGCTGATGTTCTACGGCCAGGGCGCCGGCGGTGCGCCGACCGCATCGGCGGTGACGGGCGACCTGGTGATGGCCGCCCGCAACCGGGTGCTGGGCAGCCGTGGGCCGAAGGAATCCAAGTACGCCCAATTGCCGATCGCACCAATGGGTTTCATCTCCACCCGCTATTACGTCAGCATGAACGTCGCCGACAAGCCCGGTGTGTTGTCTTCGGTGGCAGCCGAATTCGCCAAGCGCGAGGTCAGCATCGCCGAGGTTCGGCAGGAAGGCGTCGCGGACGAAGGCGGGCGGCGAGTGGGCGCCCGCATCGTGGTGGTCACGCACAGTGCCACCGATGCGGCTCTCTCCGAAACCGTGGAAGCGCTGGCCGATTTGGATGTCGTGCAGAGTGTGGCAAGCGTGCTGAGATTGGAAGGAACCAGCATATGA